The Hordeum vulgare subsp. vulgare chromosome 7H, MorexV3_pseudomolecules_assembly, whole genome shotgun sequence DNA window TAGAGagatggagtcaccctccaataattgacgagGGCCATGGAAAAGTTACTCAAGGTGATAGAGGGATAGAAGAAGgtggtaaaaatttgagctcaaggagattagtagAAGGGGCCAAATAAACAAGTTTGATAAgtgagcagaaggtgtttgatgggtgatAGTGCTAGCATAAGGAGTTcacttgctatgaaacttaacaggatcacatgatAGGTGAAAATGAGACAGaataccaaatttgggatttgttggagaaattttccaatgtagacttgaaacacCGTACAAATGGGCAGAAATGTATTTCGGCAGATAaaaccatgcaaattaattctcactaatgcaccacttggtgtggtggcattatttgagtattatagCATGCACAAAaactttgggatcaattggagaaacttcacaatgtaaagtttctcaattctagaaataaacacagaaggttttgaggggttttggacaagttcatctattctccttgatgcaccacttggtatggatgcattattggagcatcAAAACATGCCCAAAAAATTTgagaacaattggagacacttgacaatgtagagttgctcaaatttggatatggACAAATAGGGGTTTGAAATATTTAGCTGAattaaatcaacttggattgagatgaaacttggcaagataatcacatatatcatgtgtgaaatgctagaattttactgggatttattgagaatatttctgatggaagtattccaaaagcttgaaataggcagaaagggttttgaagggttttgtccaatattttgaacatgaccatgtgcttaaaatattatatatggaaaatatatgtccactgagtttcccttaatttactcaaatattttgaatgcaGGAAAAATAacctttcttcataaaagaccatttctagcctcagaaaaatgtatttaaataaaatagtaaaatagcttttaaagtaataatcttgtggttttgggaagtctttttgataatggtatttaaataaaatattgggTGCAAAACAACTTTCCTGGTTTGAGGACTTGTAGAACAAATCCCGACTCaatggtttttgaaagcttaaattaaatgaAAGctctttggtaaaaatagtttttggtcctatacacatggtatgatcattgggCAAATACTTTAGGCATGAATATGAGTCTAAAGAGTAGTAGGAACTTTGTGATTtaaacacaagaaaacaagcaagcaaataacaatcacatcaagcatcacaagcactcacacaAAATTTAATTCGTCCTAATTTTTAAGATATGTTAGTTTATCCAGAAGAGTTAAAATACAGGGTGTGACAAGTAAGCATGCACGTGTCATGCACGGCTGGAACAACATATATCAAAACTATAAGCCATTATAATTTTTTAAGCCTCTCGAtgatttattgctttgtgcaaaacataaggcaataaaaaggatgatggatCACCCTTCCAGCTAAACTCTGCCTCATTAACATAAGCATGTGTTTGCCAGCTGATGGGCCACCTGATTAGCTTCCCTGGGACAAAACTCAAAAGAGATACCATCAATCGTCTGGGCTTTTGCAAAGCATTCCACCAAGGTTGCAGTATATGGACTGAACATATGAACCTCGCCCTTGCATGCATTTATCAATTCCAGCGAGTCAGATTCAATATGCACCCGATGACCCGAACCTCTCGAGCAGCTCCAGCCCCTTCGACATTGCCAAAGCTACTGTCGAGGTGGCATCAAGAGTAGAGCCAGGTAGACAAGCTGCACCAGCAACCGCTTCACCAATGCTATTTCGCAGGACAATGCCAGCTGCACCTGTACCATTATCATGAAAAGCAGCATCCATATTTAGTTTGTAGCATCTGGTTCTAAGCCATTATACTAATTATGCATGtgcacagcacacgccaacttaaCTAAACAAATCTTATGCCCATCTTGCTCCATTAGGAAAATCACGCCCAACATGGGACTCTAGAACCAAAGAAACAAATGGTTATTTGAATATGTGGCAACTTCAAGTATAAGTTCAATGTGAGCTTCAGAAATAACATTGTAACCATGTGAtggttttcattttttccttttgcattaTAATATCATAACCTTGATTGTCTTTCTGTGTATTGTAGCAGGCCTGGCCCAATTCTGGATCCGCCCCTGTATGAAACTCCTTCCAAAGATAATTCATGAGTCAGCGTCATGAAATTTGGTTTAAAATATACACAGTACTGCATTGACTTGACTTGACTTGACTTGCACTCAGGCATGAATTGAGAGACCAAAGACCATTCTAGATAGAACTATTACGGATGCCAACTTCCCCTTCGACAGATAGAAATTGAACtagcttgtactccctccgtacctaaatataagtctttctagaggtttcactagtgaactacataccgatgtatatagacatacttaagagtatagattcactcattttgctccgtacgtAGACACCTagcgaaatatcttaaaagacttatatttaggtacggagggagtataatggtACTTGTCAAGAGCATCTGCAGGAGCAacaacatttagtcttttgtagTTTGGATAGTTTTTAGCGGAAGTCTAATTTGTAGCTAAGAGAGATACGATTCTCAAATTGAAAGCACGGAAGATGAGAAGACGTGTTCCCTATGAAACGGACCAGTCCAATACACTATGATGGTTTGATAGCACGACCCAGTGTCCACCCAATTGTTGTACAGCTCCTTCTAGAACATGCTCTAGTTGTACACCTCGAGCTCGATCTTTAACATGCTTTGGTGGTATACCTAATGCTCCGCCTTGAACCTGTAGTCCTCTCATGCAAGCCGCCGCCCTTTTGCTCCCCCGGTTTCACGCGAAGCCCATGAACGCGCACTGATGGACACCAACAAATTGTCGAACGACGGTAATCGAAATGAATCGGGTTATCATAGCACTGCAGGTTGGGTGGCAAGGGAGAAGTTGGGATTTGATCTCACCGAGCCAATGTCTTGGGTTTGTCAGGCGCGCGACGCTTGTCGTTGCTGCCGCTGGTAGCCATTCGAAGGGATGAAGGTGCTCTTCGGCATCTCCGCATTCTCCTCAGCCGGAAGGCGGGACGCGCCATAGGCAGCATTCAAGGAGCCCACATGGTCAGCGGAGCCTAAGCCTTCGACGCCACACTTTATAGGGTGCGACGTCTCAGGCTTAGGCGTCGCACTACCTGGAGGGTGAGCTCGCTCTGTCAGGTGGCCGGGCCGTGTGGCGCCGATGATTTAGCCGTTACAGAGTGTACTGTGACGTCTAGGTGTCGGACGCCACACGAAAGGGTCAGACGgatatttttttttgctttcagGTGCACTTCGTGACTTCTTTCGTTCTAGGAattatttttgtcaattttgtcaGGGGGGTGTAGCCGCCTAGAAGAGGCCGTCACCGTTGGGATGCAGAGGTGGCCATCACCGAAGCCGCGCGGTTTGGCAACGCCTCTAGTGAGCCGGATGGAGGAGAGCTTCCTGCACGGCGGCGGCTCCTTTGCCTTGGATCTCTCCGCTCACCAAACCTCGGTTAAGTGTCCTAGGCACGGCCACGCGTGGAGGAGGCAGCAAGCACGGCCGCGGCGCAAGCAGATAACTTGAGCAAACGACGGCGGTGTGGAGTGCCGGCGTGAGATTTCTTTTGCGTTCAGTTCTTTTGATGGGACATGTGGACACTGGGGCGGAACTTTATGTTCGGTGGCAGTGTTTTCGTCCACCAGTTGAAATTGCTAAACACACTTTTTATGAGGGTTAGTTTTAATCTGATGGTTAGATCTAATAGCCTGATCTTGAGGTTGTAATTGGTCAAGGTCTTTATGTGTACTAGATTAGGTTTGGTGCATTTAGTGAtgaatatgtttgcttgtttaatagtAGTAGGAAAGATGTTCTCTAAGTTTGACTTGCTTTGGTTACCTGCATGTTGTTCCATGAGCTTTGGTGTTTCTTTGAACTTGTTGAAAGTATGTAAATGGCCTGGTGCCGCTGATTGCGAGCGAGGTGGCGCGCCGGCGGGTGTGCGAACAGTATCTCGCCCGGTTGCCACAACGACACTCCATGTTGCGCGAGTCGACGGTGATGACCTGCAACATTGTATAAAGAGAGAGTTGGTGTGCCGCTCGCAACAACGTACAATGCACACAAGTGTTTGATAAAATGACCACACCGTGAAAAAAATATATGTGTTTTCACATGAACATGGCCTAATCAAgaccatgccacatcatcaaataAACTGCTTTAGTTCCGCATAGGAGCCAAACTCGTTTGGTTTGAAGAGTTGAAAATGCAAATTATTTTGCTCTATATTCGAGGGACCAAATCTAGACTTCTTTAACAGTTAAGGGTAAAAAAGTAGATTTTTCTCTCAATAGTAAAGCAATTTTTATTGACTCCCCAAACACATATGCAAATATAACTTAAATCATAACATCTTATATATGGTATCCATACAATGCTTTGAAGGAACTTGAAGTAATATTTGTATACTAGTAGGAACAAAGTTCACTGGTCCCTACTGTGACGACAACATCATATGATTATCACATCATACTCACTATTATTTCCATTTCTTTAACAACGACGACTCCAAACTAAGGTATATTGTTTATGGTGAAAAATGGGCTCGAAGGAGTTTGCAAGTCGAAGCTTGGATTTTTGTTATCAGCATCAACTGTAGATTGCAAGGCAAGTGCTTGCCAGAAGTTAGAGGTATTCTCCATTTTCCATGGGCCAGAATCATCGAGCTCCACATCATTGATGCTGTAGCGCTGGCTTCTTGACCCTTTGTTCTTTAGCCTCATGAAGTACTTCTGTGCATGGCTCGAAATCTGGATTGGAGTCCTACTAGTGACGAAGTGCTTTGATATGTCCTTCCATTTTCCACGGCCACATACGCTCAAGCCATGGAGAAAGAGCCTAGAATAAACAGGTTTAAGATGAATAGTTAGGTATATTATTGATCAAGGACATATTGATTATTTAATATATTggtaaaaataaaaatgcaagagtTGGATAATTAAAACTTTAACCCAAACATTATCCCTCATGGTAATCATTTTGATTATGTCTATTTATCTTTTCTTATGGTGCTATTACATAAGATATAACATCAGATGATTAAAGACGAATAAGGAAATTCAAGATTACCATGGTCATATTGAAATAGATATCAATAGACCATGATAATGCTTGTATTTATAACTTTATCACTTTTAATTATTAGGACAAACATCGGTGATATTAAATTATCAATGGAAGCACACAAATGTAATAAACTTGGACATTCGCAAACAAAATATATACATCATGGTATTATTGCTTTTGGTAAATGCTAAATAGGCACAATGAGTacaatgaaaataaaaataaaaactcccGTCTCATGAGAATGAAAATCCACATAATGCTTAGTTAGTGTGCTTTCTTTTAAAACAAACCCGACATCCCCAAATGAATAAtcacaataaaaaatatatattaaaaataccATGAAAACTTAGGATGAAACATGAATAACCTGTGTTCTTCAGGGGTCCAAAACCCCTTGGCACATGGTGCAAGCACTGGTTGGTGGATGCACGTCTTATTCTCTAACACCACCTTGTTCTGCTCCACCATCGACACCTCCTCTTGATTGTCCATGGTTTGCCTGTTATCTAATGGACAACCAAACAAAAAGTCGGTTCCTTCCATTGCGGCCTCCTCTTGGAATCCAAATGTTTTATTCACATGGCCATCCACGGTGTAATTGACACCATGCTCACCATTGGTACCATGGTACTCCTTCTCTGTACACTGCAACATATGCATCTCTGCAGCAAGATCACCATACATGTTTGTTACCTGTGGCATGGTCTTCCTAGGGAACCATGTTTGGAGCTTGGCCGCAATAtcattcttcttgttcttgtcatgGTTGGTGTCAtcattgtagtagtagttgttgagcccatcgatgATTGTTCTACCCCCCTCTACCTCGGAAGGGATCCTTTCCTGGTTGAATCTTGGATTCATGGTTCAAACTTGAGGTCTTTTGAGGGAAAAAACTTGTGATATTTGGATACAAGTATGAGAGGTATCAAATCAAAGGAGTGTCTGAATTGAGAGGGTGAGGAGGAGGGCATGATACTTATAGCATCACCATAGAGCAAACCTTGTTGTGATGATAAAGCATGATTAATCATACTATAAATGCTAGTGAAAATATCCATTATATGAAAATCATATCCAATTTATGATGTATCAAGACTCACAAATTCATATATGGTAATAGCAATCAAAACATAAATCTTGTGTAATTAATAAGTGTAATTAACAACATGCTCTTGAAAATGATTAACTAATATTCCTTGTTATAATAGTGTATCAGAGTTGTTGCTAACAGATGGGAAGTCAATTTTAACCTAATGCATGCATATCAACAAACATGGCCCATATTCTTATAGAAAACTACTCATATAGTGGATTGCCACTGCCTTCGTTAgagcaccaaaaataatatcaagcATTGACGCGTTTAATTAGGAGTTATATTGTCAATCCACTTTCGGTGCACAATGAATGTATATTATGTCTATATTAAtaatatatacctcacacaaaatATATGTACCTACATTATATATATGACCCATTAAGTGCTATCTAATTGAAACATATATTACTATATATTCGTCATAATATTACGCACACTATTTGACTTGCCACGTGATAGCTTAAAAGATTGAACACCGACATTAGTGTCTTGATCTTGTCTTtctctattttaaattatattcTAAATCATCTATAAATGACACAAATTGCATATATATTTTTCCCTTCTCAAGGTTTAATGATGTGCACCTTAATTTAATGCACTATAAAATCATTTCATTTAGATATACATAGAGTTGACCAACGACCGGTCGCATGGGATGATGAAAAAATGTACATTGAGAACAACTTGGTTTCATAAGTACGAGATGAACCATTGCGCCATTGACACAAAGACCAATTGCAGCCACGAATTGAAGCAACGATGATGCCTAATTTGCTCCAATTACAAAGTTAGGGTATGTAATGTATGCCAAGCGAAGATTCACTAGTGTACTAAAGTCATATTCAAACGGTTTAAACCCGTTTCACTGACATAGTTCCGAATTGTCGCCATGCGAAGGTGTGCGATAAGGGGGATCCATCACACGTGATTAATCCTTTGCAATAAGGCTCGAGCATGCGCTATACATTGACACAACATTTGCGATGCAGAAGATATAAGAAATGGTTATTTGACATAGTGCGTGTATAAAAAGATGCCTATCACAAATGTTTAATCTATCGCATTGTTTGTGATGCGACACATCACACACATTCAAGAACAAAAAAATTTGTGCGGTCCAACTACTATCGCACATGCTCCACATACTAAGGTTGTGCACAGGGGTTCCTAACACACACGCTCATCAATAGTGCATTGTGTTTGATGTGTTCATTAGCACACATGTTTCAAGGATGCAGACATGTGTGTTAATGTGAACAATCGCACACGTTCCTCGTCAGCAAACTGTGTGTGCTCTTTGTTTTCATCGCacatgtttttcttttcttttgtagccGTGTGCACCGCATTTCAACAGTAATGACCCATTGCACAATTGATTTTTTTACCATAACTTATTCTTTGTAAGTTATAATTTTCCAGAATCTAATTGGAAAATTCCAAAAATTGAATTATGAAGTGTGTCACTCATATATTTTATATCCATCATACAAACTCTATTTACAATGGTTCAACATATGCGTAAATCAAA harbors:
- the LOC123410885 gene encoding protein REVEILLE 1-like; amino-acid sequence: MNPRFNQERIPSEVEGGRTIIDGLNNYYYNDDTNHDKNKKNDIAAKLQTWFPRKTMPQVTNMYGDLAAEMHMLQCTEKEYHGTNGEHGVNYTVDGHVNKTFGFQEEAAMEGTDFLFGCPLDNRQTMDNQEEVSMVEQNKVVLENKTCIHQPVLAPCAKGFWTPEEHRLFLHGLSVCGRGKWKDISKHFVTSRTPIQISSHAQKYFMRLKNKGSRSQRYSINDVELDDSGPWKMENTSNFWQALALQSTVDADNKNPSFDLQTPSSPFFTINNIP